A stretch of Flavobacteriales bacterium DNA encodes these proteins:
- a CDS encoding DUF1761 domain-containing protein has product MQINWLVQLVAALVPMLIGFIWYNPKVFGNVWMKAADMSDEKVKGGNMPVIFGVSFVMAFLFGLAYKVFADHGTMFDAFFRPVMEHGMGIDATTAFGAELKGHVDGYVARYSSWTHGLAHSVILSIIVVLPIIVTNALFERKSLKYIMVNFGYWAVTLAVMFMVVAQFS; this is encoded by the coding sequence ATGCAGATCAACTGGCTCGTTCAACTCGTTGCGGCCTTGGTGCCGATGCTCATCGGATTCATCTGGTACAACCCGAAGGTTTTCGGCAATGTCTGGATGAAGGCAGCTGACATGTCCGATGAGAAGGTGAAGGGGGGCAACATGCCGGTGATCTTCGGCGTGAGCTTCGTGATGGCTTTCCTCTTCGGCCTGGCGTATAAGGTCTTCGCGGACCATGGCACCATGTTCGACGCCTTCTTTCGTCCGGTGATGGAGCACGGCATGGGCATCGACGCCACTACGGCATTCGGTGCGGAGCTGAAGGGGCACGTGGACGGTTATGTGGCTCGCTACAGCAGCTGGACCCATGGCCTCGCGCACAGCGTGATCCTCTCCATCATCGTGGTCCTGCCCATCATCGTCACCAATGCGCTGTTCGAGCGCAAGTCGCTGAAGTACATCATGGTGAACTTCGGCTACTGGGCCGTGACGCTAGCGGTCATGTTCATGGTGGTTGCGCAGTTCAGCTAA
- a CDS encoding MarR family transcriptional regulator has translation MSETKSPYCNCLYHAANAMARSISRIADEEFAEADISPTQGFIVMTVVNRPGIRAGDIAKEMQLTPSTITRMLDKLEDRGMVSRSSEGKSMLVYPTPEAIGAEQRIKTAWGKMYARYSKLLGKEKGAALAQELVRASAMLDQQA, from the coding sequence GTGAGCGAGACGAAGAGCCCCTATTGCAACTGCCTCTACCATGCAGCGAATGCCATGGCGCGCAGCATCTCGCGCATCGCGGACGAGGAGTTCGCCGAAGCGGACATCTCACCCACCCAGGGATTCATCGTGATGACCGTGGTGAATCGACCGGGCATCCGTGCCGGCGACATCGCCAAGGAGATGCAGCTGACCCCCAGCACCATCACGCGGATGCTGGATAAGCTGGAGGACCGGGGCATGGTCTCGCGCTCCAGCGAGGGCAAGTCGATGCTGGTGTATCCCACCCCGGAGGCCATCGGCGCCGAGCAGCGGATCAAGACCGCCTGGGGCAAGATGTACGCGCGCTATTCCAAGCTGCTCGGCAAGGAGAAGGGCGCGGCGCTGGCGCAGGAACTCGTGCGCGCAAGCGCTATGCTGGACCAACAGGCCTGA
- a CDS encoding cysteine desulfurase, with amino-acid sequence MSTKAAPVTNAFNVEEIRAQFPILKELVHGKPLVYFDNAATSQKPRRVIKAESAYYATINANVHRGVHTLSTKATEAQEAARETIRKHINAKHAHEVIFTSGTTASLNLVAFSLGQLLLKKGDEVLISGMEHHANIVPWQLACERHGAKLKVIPVTDSGELALESSDHLIDQLSDRTRVLAISHVSNTLGTINPVKELIAEAKKHGIITVVDGAQAIAHLNVDVQDLGCDLYAFSGHKAYGPTGTGVLYGREELLERMPPWQGGGEMIDVVTFEKTTYAKLPFKFEAGTPHIAGIIGLGEAFRWMEDYDKAAMAKHEHALLKHATKELLTIDGLRIIGTAKEKVGVISFVIDGVHHYDLGTLLDQQGIAVRTGHHCTQPLMERFDVSGTTRASFACFNTVEEVEVMVSATKKAVKMLR; translated from the coding sequence GTGAGCACCAAGGCGGCACCGGTCACCAACGCGTTCAACGTGGAGGAGATCCGTGCGCAGTTCCCGATCCTGAAGGAACTGGTGCATGGCAAGCCGCTGGTGTACTTCGACAACGCCGCGACCAGCCAGAAGCCGCGCCGCGTGATCAAGGCCGAGAGCGCCTACTACGCCACGATCAACGCCAACGTGCACCGCGGCGTGCACACGCTGAGCACCAAGGCCACCGAAGCGCAGGAGGCCGCGCGCGAGACCATTCGCAAGCATATCAACGCCAAGCATGCGCACGAGGTGATCTTCACCAGTGGCACCACGGCAAGCCTGAACCTGGTGGCGTTCAGCCTAGGGCAACTCCTGCTGAAGAAGGGCGACGAGGTGCTGATCAGCGGGATGGAGCATCACGCGAACATCGTCCCTTGGCAGCTGGCGTGCGAGCGGCATGGCGCGAAGCTGAAGGTGATACCGGTGACCGACTCAGGCGAGCTGGCGTTGGAGTCATCTGATCATCTGATCGACCAATTATCTGATCGCACCCGCGTTCTCGCGATCTCGCATGTGAGCAACACGCTTGGCACGATCAACCCGGTGAAGGAGCTGATCGCAGAGGCGAAAAAGCACGGCATCATCACCGTGGTGGACGGGGCGCAAGCCATTGCACACTTGAACGTCGACGTGCAGGACCTCGGCTGCGACCTCTATGCCTTCAGCGGGCACAAGGCCTACGGACCGACCGGCACAGGGGTGCTGTACGGACGCGAAGAACTGCTGGAGCGCATGCCCCCCTGGCAGGGCGGTGGTGAGATGATCGACGTGGTCACCTTCGAGAAGACCACCTACGCCAAGCTGCCTTTCAAGTTCGAGGCGGGCACGCCGCACATCGCCGGCATCATCGGCTTGGGCGAGGCCTTCCGCTGGATGGAAGATTACGATAAGGCCGCGATGGCGAAGCACGAACACGCCCTGCTCAAACACGCGACCAAGGAGCTGCTCACTATCGATGGCCTGCGCATCATCGGCACGGCGAAGGAGAAAGTGGGCGTGATCAGCTTCGTGATCGACGGTGTGCACCACTACGACCTCGGCACCCTGCTCGATCAACAAGGCATCGCCGTACGCACGGGCCACCACTGCACCCAGCCGCTGATGGAGCGCTTCGACGTGAGCGGCACGACGCGGGCGAGTTTCGCGTGCTTCAATACGGTGGAGGAGGTGGAGGTGATGGTGTCGGCGACCAAAAAGGCAGTCAAGATGCTGAGATGA
- a CDS encoding metal-dependent hydrolase, which translates to MDSLTQIVLGAAVGELVLGRKVGNKAILWGAIAGTIPDLDVLTRPFVDGLRANELHRGVTHSILFSAVMAPLLGWWLKRHRSSLLALFAALVAAVFLLSGLPTAAKLIAGAVAAAIIALILWRSRGTDEATSREWSWLFWWCLVTHPLLDCHTNWGTQLLWPLPVKVAFNNIFVVDPFYTVPFLICVAATMFYQRTSRRRRWINGFGLMLSSSYMALTLIVKLIVHTGVSRSLDQQAVPYTAISTLPTPFNAVLWTATVETSDAFLIGYRSLLDENTDFDFIRVPKNRQLLGPWAEHRNVQRLAHLTHGRYVVRSENGTLVLSDIRFGQTGSPSPETPFVMRYRLIPDGDDLRVEAVPPPVLDKAEFNAAIAGLWTRLKGV; encoded by the coding sequence ATGGACTCCCTGACGCAGATCGTCCTGGGCGCCGCAGTGGGCGAACTGGTGCTCGGGAGGAAGGTCGGCAACAAGGCGATCCTCTGGGGCGCCATCGCAGGCACGATCCCTGACCTCGATGTGCTCACCCGACCGTTCGTGGATGGCCTGCGAGCGAACGAACTGCATCGCGGCGTAACGCATTCGATCCTGTTCAGCGCGGTGATGGCGCCGCTGTTGGGCTGGTGGCTCAAGCGGCACAGAAGCTCCTTGCTCGCCCTCTTCGCAGCGCTGGTGGCCGCGGTCTTTCTCTTAAGCGGCTTGCCGACCGCTGCGAAGCTGATCGCAGGAGCGGTCGCGGCGGCCATCATCGCGCTCATCCTTTGGCGCTCCCGCGGAACCGACGAAGCCACAAGCCGGGAATGGTCGTGGCTGTTCTGGTGGTGCTTGGTCACGCATCCGCTGCTCGACTGCCACACGAACTGGGGCACGCAGCTGCTCTGGCCGCTGCCGGTGAAGGTCGCCTTCAACAACATCTTCGTGGTGGACCCCTTCTACACGGTGCCTTTCCTCATCTGCGTAGCAGCAACCATGTTCTATCAGCGCACAAGCCGACGACGCCGGTGGATCAATGGTTTCGGGCTCATGCTCAGTTCGAGCTACATGGCGCTCACGCTGATCGTCAAACTGATCGTGCACACGGGCGTCTCGCGGTCGCTGGATCAGCAGGCGGTCCCCTACACAGCGATCAGCACCCTGCCCACACCCTTCAACGCCGTGCTATGGACCGCCACCGTGGAGACGAGTGATGCCTTCCTGATCGGTTACCGCTCGTTATTGGACGAGAATACCGACTTCGATTTCATTCGCGTCCCGAAGAACCGGCAACTGCTAGGCCCTTGGGCTGAGCACCGAAACGTGCAACGGCTCGCTCACCTCACCCATGGACGATACGTGGTTCGATCGGAAAACGGCACGCTCGTGCTGAGCGATATCCGGTTCGGGCAGACCGGATCGCCCTCTCCGGAAACGCCCTTCGTCATGCGATACCGATTGATCCCCGATGGCGATGACCTGCGGGTTGAAGCCGTACCTCCGCCAGTGCTGGATAAGGCGGAGTTCAATGCCGCGATCGCCGGACTGTGGACGCGGCTGAAGGGCGTGTGA
- a CDS encoding aldehyde dehydrogenase family protein, with protein MSKTLSKPTVNVDLNGHSKNGSAKKEERLPVMKTYKIFIGGKFPRTESGRYYQPKGTDGKPLANVCRSSRKDVRDAVIAARGALGGWSGRSAFNRGQILYRIGEMLEGRSVQFVHELMLHGATRKQAEAEVAAAIDLWIHYAGWCDKYQAVFSSVNPTNSSHFNFSVHEPTGVVGIMAGGSNGLLELVGLIAPAIAGGNTCVAVASEKHPLTAVTFTEVLATSDLPGGVVNLMTGFRSELLKPLVAHMDVNAVVVADASKEERVMLETEATCNLKRVVYPKLGDAGHAPYAILDTLEVKTTWHPIERGQGGGGGY; from the coding sequence ATGAGCAAGACCCTGTCAAAGCCAACCGTGAATGTCGACCTGAACGGTCACAGCAAGAACGGCTCGGCGAAGAAGGAGGAGCGCCTCCCCGTGATGAAGACGTACAAGATCTTCATCGGAGGCAAGTTCCCGCGCACCGAGAGCGGGCGCTACTATCAGCCGAAGGGCACGGACGGGAAGCCCTTGGCCAACGTGTGCCGCAGCAGCCGCAAGGATGTGCGCGATGCGGTGATCGCCGCACGTGGTGCCTTGGGCGGTTGGTCCGGTCGCAGCGCGTTCAACCGCGGGCAGATCCTCTACCGCATCGGTGAGATGCTGGAAGGGCGAAGCGTGCAGTTCGTTCACGAGTTGATGCTGCACGGCGCCACGCGAAAGCAGGCGGAGGCCGAGGTGGCCGCCGCGATCGATCTATGGATCCACTATGCTGGTTGGTGCGACAAGTACCAGGCGGTCTTCAGCAGCGTGAACCCCACCAACAGCAGCCACTTCAACTTCAGCGTGCATGAACCCACCGGCGTGGTGGGCATCATGGCGGGTGGCAGCAATGGCCTGTTGGAGCTCGTGGGCCTGATCGCGCCTGCCATTGCTGGCGGCAACACCTGCGTGGCAGTAGCCAGCGAGAAGCACCCACTGACGGCCGTGACTTTCACTGAAGTGCTCGCCACCAGCGATCTGCCCGGCGGCGTGGTGAACCTGATGACGGGCTTCCGCAGCGAACTGTTGAAGCCGCTTGTCGCGCACATGGATGTGAACGCGGTGGTGGTCGCTGATGCTTCGAAGGAAGAACGCGTGATGCTCGAGACAGAAGCCACGTGCAACTTGAAGCGCGTCGTGTACCCGAAGCTTGGTGATGCGGGACATGCGCCTTACGCCATCCTCGACACACTGGAAGTGAAGACCACCTGGCACCCGATCGAAAGGGGGCAGGGAGGCGGTGGGGGCTATTGA
- a CDS encoding class II glutamine amidotransferase: protein MSEAIKHECGIALIRLRKPLSFYQDKHGSALYGLKRLYLLMEKQHNRGQDGAGIASIKIDPAPGLNYIDRERSTDKQAIQRLFAKVDKGYADALAEDPSAAVDAGRLKQTMPFAGEVLLGHLRYATFGNQGLENCHPRRRLNNWMTRNLVVAGNFNMTNVDELFDLLVSIGQHPKERSDTMTVLEKIGHYLDAENERIAAIHRQLGYSEKQITHVIAEKLDVRQILVNSAIDFDGGYALAGMMGHGDAFVLRDPSGIRPAYWYADDEVVVVASERPAIQTAFNVRTEEVQELTPGHALIIKKDGSYAEQLVREPMEKRACSFERIYFSRGSDRDVYQERIALGRSVCPAILESVDHDLENTVFSFIPNTAEVACYGMLKEMEDRLNALKERRILELGPQPDANALHAILALRPRLEKVAIKDAKLRTFITNDNDRDDLVAHVYDITYGTVRPGIDSLVVIDDSIVRGTTLKQSILKMLDRLGPKRIVVVSSAPQIRYPDCYGIDMAKLGDLVAFRAAIALLQETKQENIIDDVYDRALAMVGRPLAEQQNVVQDIYKPFTAQQISDKISELLTPEGINAEVRLVYQSIEGLHAACPQHNGDWYFTGNYPTPGGNRVVNRAFINYREGKNVRAY from the coding sequence ATGAGTGAAGCCATCAAGCACGAATGCGGGATCGCGCTCATCCGCCTCCGCAAGCCCCTCAGTTTCTACCAGGACAAGCACGGTTCGGCGCTTTATGGGCTGAAGCGGCTCTATCTCCTCATGGAGAAGCAGCACAACCGCGGGCAGGATGGCGCCGGCATCGCCAGCATCAAGATCGACCCCGCGCCCGGCCTCAACTACATCGACCGTGAGCGCAGCACTGACAAACAGGCCATCCAACGGCTCTTCGCCAAGGTGGACAAGGGCTATGCAGATGCCCTTGCCGAAGACCCCTCCGCCGCAGTCGATGCCGGGCGCCTGAAGCAGACCATGCCCTTCGCCGGTGAGGTGCTGCTCGGGCATTTGCGCTATGCCACCTTCGGGAACCAGGGCCTGGAGAATTGCCACCCGCGCCGTCGCCTGAACAACTGGATGACGCGCAACCTGGTCGTGGCCGGCAACTTCAACATGACCAATGTCGATGAGCTCTTCGACCTGCTCGTCTCCATCGGGCAGCACCCCAAGGAGCGCTCCGATACCATGACGGTGCTGGAGAAGATCGGCCACTACCTCGATGCGGAGAACGAGCGCATCGCGGCCATCCACAGGCAGCTCGGCTACTCCGAGAAACAGATCACGCACGTGATCGCCGAGAAGCTCGATGTGCGGCAGATCCTGGTGAACAGCGCCATCGACTTCGACGGCGGCTATGCGCTGGCCGGCATGATGGGCCACGGCGATGCCTTCGTGCTGCGCGATCCCAGCGGCATCCGCCCAGCTTACTGGTACGCCGATGACGAAGTGGTGGTGGTGGCCAGTGAACGGCCCGCCATCCAGACAGCCTTCAACGTGCGCACCGAAGAGGTCCAGGAGCTCACGCCCGGCCACGCCCTCATCATCAAGAAGGATGGCAGCTATGCCGAGCAGCTGGTGCGCGAGCCGATGGAGAAGCGCGCGTGCAGCTTCGAACGCATCTACTTCAGCCGGGGCAGCGATCGCGATGTGTATCAGGAGCGCATCGCCCTGGGCCGCAGCGTTTGCCCGGCCATCCTCGAATCCGTTGACCACGACCTGGAGAACACGGTGTTCAGCTTCATCCCCAACACCGCCGAAGTGGCCTGCTACGGCATGCTGAAGGAGATGGAGGACCGCCTCAATGCGCTGAAGGAGCGCCGCATCCTGGAACTGGGCCCGCAGCCTGATGCCAATGCGCTGCACGCGATCCTCGCTTTGCGCCCGCGGCTGGAGAAGGTGGCGATCAAGGATGCCAAGCTCCGCACCTTCATCACCAACGACAACGACCGCGACGACCTGGTGGCCCATGTGTACGACATCACTTACGGCACCGTGCGCCCGGGCATCGACAGCCTCGTGGTGATCGACGACAGCATCGTGCGCGGCACCACGCTCAAGCAGAGCATCCTCAAGATGCTCGACCGCCTCGGCCCCAAGCGCATCGTGGTGGTGAGCAGCGCCCCGCAGATCCGCTACCCCGATTGCTACGGCATCGACATGGCCAAGCTCGGCGACCTCGTGGCCTTCCGCGCCGCCATCGCGCTGCTGCAGGAGACCAAGCAGGAGAACATCATCGACGATGTGTACGACCGTGCGTTGGCGATGGTAGGACGCCCGCTGGCTGAGCAGCAGAACGTGGTGCAGGACATCTACAAGCCGTTCACCGCGCAGCAGATCAGCGACAAGATCTCGGAGCTGCTCACGCCCGAGGGCATCAACGCCGAAGTGCGCTTGGTGTATCAGAGCATCGAGGGCCTGCACGCCGCGTGCCCGCAGCACAACGGCGATTGGTACTTCACCGGCAACTATCCTACGCCCGGCGGCAACCGCGTGGTGAATCGCGCCTTCATCAATTACCGCGAGGGCAAGAACGTGCGGGCTTACTGA
- a CDS encoding SUF system Fe-S cluster assembly protein, with product MTPEEKKHLEDRVIDMLRTIYDPEIPVDVYELGLIYEVNIGDDAHVGIKMTLTSPSCPVAESMPNEVEQKVASVQGVKSAKVEITFEPPWDRTMMSEAAQLELGFM from the coding sequence ATGACCCCCGAGGAAAAGAAACACCTGGAAGACCGCGTGATCGACATGCTGCGGACGATCTACGACCCTGAGATCCCCGTGGACGTGTACGAGCTGGGCTTGATCTACGAAGTGAACATCGGGGATGACGCACATGTAGGGATCAAGATGACCTTGACGAGTCCATCATGCCCTGTGGCGGAGAGCATGCCGAACGAGGTGGAGCAGAAGGTGGCCAGCGTGCAGGGGGTGAAGAGCGCCAAGGTGGAGATCACCTTCGAGCCGCCATGGGACCGCACGATGATGAGCGAGGCGGCGCAGCTGGAGCTGGGGTTCATGTAA
- a CDS encoding LysE family transporter, with product MPFLEGLGFGLATVILIGPVFFTLLKAGLEQGVRGGVLVAMGIICSDLLIVLICLSGVARVLQQWIVGPWLAIAAGALLAGLGIRCLIAPQLMPNADASQRRVGHLALFVSGFVVNFLNPFVFAVWLGLVMHAAGRFTAGNGTSFFLAGALAGIFITDLAKALLAPRLKPALSPGTLKRVNAVIGIALLGFGLRAFVHAAQHWD from the coding sequence ATGCCCTTTCTCGAAGGACTCGGCTTCGGCCTTGCCACCGTGATCCTCATCGGCCCGGTCTTCTTCACCCTGCTGAAGGCCGGCTTGGAGCAGGGCGTGCGCGGCGGCGTGCTGGTCGCTATGGGCATCATCTGTTCGGATCTGCTGATCGTGCTGATCTGCCTCTCCGGCGTGGCGCGCGTGCTTCAGCAATGGATCGTGGGACCATGGTTGGCGATAGCCGCAGGTGCGCTGCTTGCCGGCCTGGGCATTCGTTGCCTGATCGCTCCGCAACTCATGCCCAATGCGGACGCGAGTCAGCGCCGGGTGGGCCACCTCGCGTTGTTCGTCAGCGGCTTCGTGGTCAATTTCCTGAACCCGTTCGTCTTCGCCGTTTGGCTGGGACTGGTGATGCATGCCGCAGGGAGGTTCACAGCTGGCAATGGGACGTCCTTCTTCCTGGCTGGGGCGCTCGCCGGCATCTTCATCACCGATCTGGCCAAAGCGTTGCTCGCACCGCGCTTGAAACCGGCCCTATCGCCCGGCACACTGAAACGCGTGAACGCGGTCATCGGCATCGCGCTGCTCGGCTTCGGCCTGCGGGCATTCGTGCATGCCGCGCAGCATTGGGATTGA
- the sufD gene encoding Fe-S cluster assembly protein SufD, whose translation MITATSTDPKAAVLPLLEGSTWPGAAEALALAQALPIPTSKTEAWKYTRVAKLFNQPYAASKGDANVSLPARLPFDVTRVIFVNGHFRADLSDDMKVQKGVVVDSLKHHLSHGPVKEHYGTLAPTGDRLFTAMNTAAPTDGLILLVTKGVKVEKPIHVLHVTTGERQLVQPRDLFMLHGGAEAEVIIEHIALDTPEAFVNSVRECVVGEGARLTIHRLQHEVNGPANISFEGVRVASKGHFSLSTTTLDGALVRNDVNVSLAGPEAHAELNGVYLLNGTTHCDNHTYIGHDVPDCTSDELYKGIVAGKGTSVFNGKVYVKQDAQRTRAYQSNANILLGDDSKVYTKPELEIYADDVKCSHGCTIGRLDEKGLFYLRSRGVGEAEARKLMAHAFITEVVERVQNEEWKAVLTALIDNKLAKL comes from the coding sequence ATGATCACTGCTACATCCACAGACCCTAAGGCCGCCGTGCTTCCGCTGCTCGAAGGCTCCACCTGGCCGGGTGCCGCCGAAGCGCTCGCCCTGGCGCAGGCCTTGCCCATCCCCACGAGCAAGACCGAAGCATGGAAGTACACCCGCGTGGCCAAGCTGTTCAACCAGCCATACGCCGCGTCGAAGGGTGATGCGAACGTGTCACTGCCCGCTCGCCTTCCATTCGATGTCACCCGTGTGATCTTCGTGAACGGGCATTTCCGCGCCGACCTCAGCGATGACATGAAGGTTCAAAAAGGCGTCGTCGTCGACAGCCTGAAGCACCACCTCTCGCACGGCCCCGTGAAGGAGCACTACGGCACGCTGGCACCCACGGGTGATCGCCTTTTCACGGCCATGAACACCGCCGCGCCCACCGACGGCCTGATCCTGCTGGTGACCAAGGGCGTGAAGGTGGAAAAGCCGATCCACGTTCTGCATGTCACCACGGGGGAGCGCCAGCTGGTGCAGCCCCGCGATCTGTTCATGCTGCACGGAGGCGCCGAGGCCGAAGTGATCATCGAGCACATCGCCCTAGACACGCCCGAGGCCTTCGTCAACAGCGTGCGCGAATGTGTGGTGGGCGAAGGCGCGCGCCTCACGATCCACAGGCTGCAGCACGAGGTGAACGGTCCGGCGAACATCAGTTTCGAGGGTGTGCGCGTCGCATCGAAAGGCCACTTCAGCCTGAGCACCACGACACTCGATGGCGCACTGGTCCGCAATGACGTGAACGTGTCGCTGGCAGGTCCCGAGGCGCATGCTGAACTGAACGGCGTGTACCTGCTGAACGGCACCACGCACTGCGACAACCACACCTACATCGGTCACGATGTGCCGGACTGCACCAGCGATGAGCTCTACAAGGGCATCGTGGCCGGCAAGGGCACCAGCGTGTTCAACGGCAAGGTGTACGTGAAGCAGGATGCCCAGCGCACGCGTGCCTACCAGAGCAACGCCAACATCCTTCTGGGCGATGATTCCAAGGTGTACACCAAGCCCGAACTGGAGATCTACGCCGACGACGTGAAGTGCAGCCACGGGTGCACCATCGGTCGCCTGGACGAGAAGGGGCTGTTCTACCTGCGTTCACGTGGCGTAGGCGAGGCCGAGGCCCGCAAGCTGATGGCCCATGCCTTCATCACCGAGGTGGTGGAGCGTGTGCAGAACGAGGAGTGGAAGGCGGTGTTGACGGCGTTGATAGACAACAAACTCGCGAAGCTGTGA
- a CDS encoding DUF2480 family protein, whose protein sequence is MSDQPIINKVASSGIITLDLEELYPQGERVVFDLKPLLWQEIALKEDDLRAFCKEHDWSQYAGKLMSVHCSAYAIVPTWAFMLVATHLQPHAAFVTHGDADQLERAVFTRFVQHLDVEPYRNARVVVKGCSKLPVPLNAYVELSAKLLPVVKSLMFGEPCSTVPLYKAPKG, encoded by the coding sequence ATGTCAGATCAACCCATCATAAACAAGGTCGCTTCGAGCGGGATCATCACCCTCGACTTGGAGGAGTTGTATCCGCAAGGCGAGCGCGTGGTCTTCGACCTGAAGCCGTTGCTTTGGCAGGAGATCGCGTTGAAGGAGGACGACCTGCGCGCCTTCTGCAAGGAGCACGACTGGTCGCAGTATGCCGGCAAGCTGATGAGCGTGCATTGCAGCGCCTATGCCATCGTGCCCACCTGGGCCTTCATGCTCGTGGCCACGCACCTGCAACCGCACGCCGCCTTCGTCACGCATGGAGATGCGGACCAGTTGGAACGCGCCGTGTTCACCCGATTCGTGCAGCACCTGGATGTGGAGCCCTACCGCAATGCCCGGGTGGTGGTGAAAGGATGCAGCAAATTGCCAGTGCCGCTGAACGCCTACGTGGAGCTGAGCGCGAAGCTGCTGCCCGTGGTGAAGAGCCTGATGTTCGGGGAGCCGTGCAGCACCGTGCCGCTGTACAAGGCGCCAAAGGGCTGA
- the sufC gene encoding Fe-S cluster assembly ATPase SufC yields MLQIEQLHARIEGKDILKGLNLNVKAGEVHAIMGPNGSGKSTLANVLAGREEYEVTEGSVTYLGEDLLELAPEERAWKGIFLAFQYPVEIPGVSNMNFLRTAMNETRKANGLEELGGKDFLALVRERAKLVEMDADLMNRNLNVGFSGGEKKRNEIFQMAMLQPKLGILDETDSGLDIDALRIVAGGVNKLRSTDNAFIVVTHYQRLLDYIVPDVVHVMADGRIIKSGPKELALELEAKGYDWVKEHA; encoded by the coding sequence ATGCTGCAAATCGAACAGCTCCACGCCCGCATCGAGGGCAAGGACATCCTCAAGGGCTTGAACCTCAATGTGAAAGCAGGCGAGGTCCACGCCATCATGGGCCCCAACGGCAGCGGCAAGAGCACCCTGGCCAATGTGCTGGCGGGCCGCGAAGAGTATGAAGTGACGGAAGGCTCCGTGACCTACCTCGGCGAGGACCTGTTGGAACTGGCCCCGGAGGAGCGCGCTTGGAAGGGCATCTTCCTCGCCTTCCAATACCCGGTGGAGATACCCGGCGTGAGCAACATGAACTTCCTGCGCACGGCCATGAACGAGACCCGCAAGGCGAATGGCTTGGAGGAGCTCGGCGGCAAGGACTTCCTCGCCCTCGTCCGCGAACGCGCCAAGCTCGTTGAGATGGACGCCGACCTGATGAACCGCAACCTCAACGTGGGCTTCAGCGGCGGAGAGAAGAAGCGCAACGAGATCTTTCAGATGGCGATGCTGCAGCCCAAGCTCGGCATCCTCGATGAGACCGACAGCGGCCTTGACATCGACGCGCTGCGCATCGTGGCCGGCGGCGTGAACAAGTTGCGCTCGACCGACAACGCCTTCATCGTGGTGACGCACTACCAGCGCCTGCTGGACTACATCGTGCCCGACGTGGTGCACGTGATGGCCGATGGCCGCATCATCAAGAGCGGTCCGAAGGAGCTGGCGCTGGAACTGGAGGCGAAGGGCTACGATTGGGTGAAGGAGCACGCGTGA
- a CDS encoding SufE family protein: MSQTLAQIQQELIDEFAIFSDWQDRYEHLIELGKDLPLIAPEHKTDDNLVRGCQSRVWLHAASQNGHIHFTADSDAMITKGIVALLVRVFNDRTPQEILGASTEFIDKIGLRAHLSPNRANGLSAMIDQMKRYAVAFSANTKQA, translated from the coding sequence ATGAGCCAGACCCTCGCCCAGATCCAACAAGAGCTCATCGACGAGTTCGCCATATTCTCTGACTGGCAGGACCGTTACGAGCACCTGATCGAGCTGGGCAAGGACCTGCCGCTGATCGCGCCGGAGCACAAGACCGATGACAACCTGGTGCGAGGCTGCCAGAGCCGTGTGTGGTTGCATGCCGCTTCGCAGAACGGCCACATCCACTTCACCGCCGACAGCGACGCCATGATCACCAAGGGCATCGTGGCCCTGCTGGTGCGCGTGTTCAACGACCGCACACCACAGGAGATCCTAGGTGCCTCCACCGAGTTCATCGACAAGATCGGGCTGCGTGCGCATCTGAGCCCCAACCGCGCGAACGGGCTCAGCGCGATGATCGATCAGATGAAAAGGTACGCGGTGGCGTTCTCCGCAAACACCAAGCAAGCATGA